From the genome of Mesorhizobium japonicum MAFF 303099, one region includes:
- a CDS encoding NADP-dependent malic enzyme — MEGENKKTARSDLDEAALYFHKHPTPGKLEIQATKPLGNQRDLALAYSPGVAAPCLEIRDNPATAADYTARANLVGVVSNGSAVLGLGNIGPLASKPVMEGKAVLFKKFAGIDVFDIEIDAPEIERMVETVAALEPTFGGINLEDIKAPECFEVEERLKARMSIPVFHDDQHGTAIIVAAAVLNGLEFAGKTISDIKVVTSGAGAAALACLNLLVSLGVRIENIWVTDRFGVAYKGRTEEMDRWKDPYVKDTEARTLADVIPGADVFLGLSAAGVLKPELLQHMAPKPLILALANPNPEIMPEVARAARPDAMICTGRSDFPNQVNNVLCFPYIFRGALDCGASAINEEMKMAAVRAIAALAREEPSDVAARAYSGETPIFGPDFLIPSPFDPRLILRIAPAVAKAACDTGVATRPITDFAAYIDKLNRFVFRSGLVMKPVFSSAKASSAKRVIYADGEDERVLRAAQVVLEEGIAEPILIGRPHVIEVRLKRYGLRIKPGVDFGLINPEDDPRYRHYVDLLIELAGRRGVTTEAARTMVRTDNTVIAALALKRGDADAMVCGLEGRFERHLRNVTLIIGPRAGIKDYDLSTLSMLISQRGIIFLTDTHVSVDPTAEEIAEMTVLAAEEIQRFGIEPKAALLSHSDFGSRDSPSALKMRQAAAILARIAPELQCDGEMHADSALSEHLRQRVYPHSRLKGEANLLVFPNLDSANITLTALRAMMDALHVGPILLGTDKPAHILTPSVTSRGVVNMTALAVVEAAHKAQAIANLD, encoded by the coding sequence ATGGAAGGCGAGAACAAGAAAACGGCACGTTCGGACCTCGACGAAGCCGCCCTCTACTTCCACAAGCACCCGACGCCGGGAAAGCTCGAGATCCAGGCAACCAAGCCGCTCGGCAACCAGCGTGACCTGGCGCTCGCCTATTCGCCTGGCGTGGCTGCGCCTTGTCTTGAGATCCGCGACAATCCGGCAACCGCTGCCGACTACACGGCGCGCGCCAACCTCGTCGGCGTCGTCTCCAACGGCTCGGCCGTGCTCGGCCTCGGCAACATCGGCCCGCTGGCCTCCAAGCCGGTCATGGAAGGCAAAGCGGTTCTGTTCAAGAAGTTCGCCGGCATCGACGTCTTCGACATCGAGATCGACGCTCCCGAGATCGAGCGCATGGTGGAGACCGTCGCCGCCCTCGAACCCACTTTCGGCGGCATCAATCTCGAGGACATCAAGGCGCCGGAGTGTTTTGAAGTCGAGGAACGGCTGAAAGCCCGCATGAGCATACCGGTATTCCACGACGACCAGCATGGCACCGCCATCATCGTCGCCGCCGCCGTGCTCAACGGACTGGAATTCGCCGGCAAAACGATCTCGGACATCAAGGTCGTCACCTCCGGCGCCGGTGCGGCCGCCCTTGCCTGCCTGAACCTTCTGGTGTCGCTCGGCGTGCGCATCGAAAACATCTGGGTCACCGACCGTTTCGGCGTCGCCTACAAGGGCCGCACCGAAGAGATGGACCGCTGGAAAGACCCCTATGTGAAGGACACCGAGGCGCGCACGCTGGCCGATGTCATCCCGGGCGCCGATGTCTTCCTCGGCCTCTCTGCGGCGGGCGTGCTGAAGCCGGAACTGCTGCAGCATATGGCGCCAAAGCCGCTGATCCTGGCGCTCGCCAATCCCAATCCCGAGATCATGCCGGAAGTGGCGCGCGCGGCGCGTCCCGATGCCATGATCTGCACCGGCCGCTCCGATTTTCCCAATCAGGTCAACAACGTCCTGTGCTTCCCCTATATCTTCCGTGGCGCGCTCGACTGCGGCGCCAGCGCCATCAACGAGGAGATGAAGATGGCCGCCGTGCGGGCCATCGCCGCCCTTGCCCGCGAAGAGCCTTCGGACGTCGCCGCACGCGCGTATTCGGGCGAGACGCCGATCTTCGGGCCCGATTTCCTGATCCCCTCGCCCTTCGATCCCAGGCTCATCCTGCGCATCGCGCCGGCCGTCGCCAAGGCGGCCTGCGACACCGGTGTAGCGACGCGGCCGATCACCGACTTCGCCGCCTATATCGACAAGCTCAACCGTTTCGTCTTCCGCTCCGGCCTGGTGATGAAGCCGGTGTTCTCGTCCGCCAAGGCATCGAGCGCCAAGCGCGTCATCTATGCCGATGGCGAGGATGAGCGCGTACTGCGCGCCGCCCAGGTGGTGCTCGAGGAAGGCATCGCTGAGCCGATCCTGATCGGCCGCCCACACGTCATCGAGGTCAGGCTGAAGCGCTACGGGCTGCGCATCAAGCCGGGCGTCGATTTCGGCCTGATCAACCCTGAGGACGATCCGCGCTATCGGCACTATGTCGACCTTTTGATCGAACTCGCCGGCCGGCGCGGGGTGACGACGGAGGCGGCGCGCACCATGGTGCGCACCGACAACACGGTGATTGCGGCGCTGGCGCTCAAGCGTGGCGACGCCGATGCCATGGTCTGCGGCCTCGAAGGCCGCTTCGAGCGGCATCTGCGCAACGTGACGCTGATCATCGGGCCGCGCGCGGGCATCAAGGACTATGACTTGTCGACGCTTTCGATGCTGATCTCGCAACGCGGAATCATCTTCCTCACTGACACGCACGTCTCCGTCGACCCGACGGCCGAGGAGATCGCCGAGATGACCGTGCTGGCGGCCGAGGAAATCCAGCGCTTCGGCATCGAGCCGAAGGCAGCCCTTCTGTCGCATTCGGATTTCGGTTCGCGCGATTCACCAAGCGCGTTGAAGATGCGCCAGGCGGCGGCGATCCTGGCGCGCATCGCGCCGGAGTTGCAGTGCGACGGTGAAATGCATGCCGATTCCGCTTTGTCCGAGCATTTGCGCCAGCGCGTCTATCCACATTCGCGGCTGAAGGGCGAAGCCAATCTGCTGGTGTTCCCGAACCTCGATTCGGCCAACATCACGCTGACGGCCCTGCGCGCCATGATGGATGCGCTGCATGTCGGCCCGATCCTGCTCGGCACCGACAAGCCGGCGCACATACTGACGCCCTCGGTCACGTCGCGCGGCGTGGTCAACATGACGGCGCTCGCAGTGGTCGAGGCCGCGCACAAGGCGCAGGCCATCGCCAATCTGGACTAG
- the dgcA gene encoding N-acetyl-D-Glu racemase DgcA translates to MARVISVEAERFPIAGSFTISRGSKTEAEVITCTISQDGHSGRGECVPYKRYGETMDGVHAAIEAMRERIAGGIDRTALLDAMPAGAARNAVDCALWDLEAKISGKPVANAIWPAPLRPLETAYTLSLGEPEAMAAQASANAGRPLLKVKIGGDNDTARIRAVTEAAPQSRIILDANEGWTDDNIVANLVFAAEHGIALVEQPLPAGRDEILRHIAHPLPICADESVHEAKNLETLVGLYDAVNIKLDKSGGLTAALVLRDRARELGFGIMVGCMVGTSLAMAPAVLLAQDADFVDLDGPLLLARDRVPGLVYQGSLVSPPDRALWG, encoded by the coding sequence ATGGCGCGTGTCATTTCGGTTGAGGCCGAGCGTTTTCCGATCGCCGGCAGCTTCACCATTTCGCGCGGCTCCAAGACCGAGGCCGAGGTCATCACCTGCACGATCAGCCAGGATGGCCATAGCGGGCGTGGCGAATGCGTTCCCTACAAGCGCTATGGCGAGACCATGGACGGCGTGCACGCCGCGATCGAGGCCATGCGCGAGCGGATCGCCGGCGGCATCGACCGGACCGCTTTGCTCGACGCAATGCCGGCGGGAGCCGCCCGCAACGCCGTCGACTGTGCGCTGTGGGACCTCGAAGCCAAGATCAGCGGCAAGCCGGTGGCGAACGCAATCTGGCCGGCGCCGCTGCGCCCCTTGGAAACCGCCTACACGCTGTCGCTTGGCGAGCCCGAGGCGATGGCGGCACAGGCCAGCGCCAATGCCGGCCGGCCGCTGCTGAAGGTCAAGATCGGCGGCGACAACGATACGGCTCGGATTCGCGCTGTGACGGAAGCCGCGCCTCAGAGCCGAATCATCCTCGATGCCAATGAGGGCTGGACCGACGACAACATCGTCGCGAATCTCGTATTTGCGGCGGAGCACGGCATTGCGCTGGTCGAACAGCCCCTGCCCGCCGGCCGGGACGAAATCCTGCGCCACATCGCGCATCCGCTGCCTATCTGTGCCGACGAAAGCGTGCATGAGGCGAAGAACCTAGAAACGCTGGTCGGACTCTATGACGCCGTCAACATCAAGCTCGACAAGTCGGGTGGACTGACGGCGGCGCTCGTGCTGCGTGACCGCGCCCGCGAGCTCGGTTTTGGCATCATGGTCGGCTGCATGGTCGGCACTTCGCTTGCCATGGCTCCGGCGGTGCTGCTCGCCCAGGACGCCGATTTCGTCGACCTTGACGGTCCGTTGCTACTTGCCCGCGACCGTGTGCCGGGCCTCGTCTACCAGGGTTCGCTCGTCTCCCCTCCCGACCGGGCGCTTTGGGGCTGA
- a CDS encoding glutamate--tRNA ligase, whose amino-acid sequence MTVTVRFAPSPTGRIHIGNARTALFNWLFALNNKGRFIQRFDDTDIGRSKQEFADAILYDLHWLGIFPDATEYQSRRFEVYDAAVERLKAAGVLYACYETPEELDLRRKVRRTRGLPPVYGREALALTHEQVAEYQADGRRPHWRFLLPNFTGDPLQPERTEVHWKDLVRGEETVDLASLSDPVLVREDGTYLYTLPSVVDDIEMGVSHVIRGDDHVTNTGVQIALFKALGTEPPVFGHHNLLTTVSGEGLSKRTGALSIESLREDGIEPMAVASLAVLVGTSENVAAAHDLTELAGHFDPAATSKSSAKFDPDELFVLNRVLMHHMPFDEARDRLMVLGISGEQAEPFWLAVRGNLDRLADAVGWWRILREGPQDRPEFSDDDRDFLGQAFEVLPEEPWNGTVWKDWTGKIREATGRKGKGLFMPLRLALTGLPSGPELADLLPLMGREGTLARRP is encoded by the coding sequence ATGACAGTTACCGTTCGTTTCGCCCCGTCGCCGACCGGCCGCATCCATATCGGCAATGCGCGCACCGCTCTGTTCAACTGGCTGTTTGCGCTCAACAACAAGGGCCGCTTCATCCAGCGCTTCGACGACACCGACATTGGCCGCTCGAAGCAGGAATTCGCCGACGCCATCCTCTACGACCTACATTGGCTGGGCATTTTCCCGGATGCCACCGAATATCAGTCGCGGCGCTTCGAGGTCTATGACGCGGCGGTCGAGCGGCTGAAGGCGGCTGGCGTTCTCTACGCCTGCTACGAAACGCCGGAAGAACTCGATCTGAGGCGCAAGGTGCGCCGTACGCGCGGCCTGCCGCCGGTCTATGGCCGCGAGGCCTTGGCGCTGACACATGAGCAGGTAGCCGAATACCAGGCCGATGGCCGCCGGCCGCACTGGCGCTTCCTGCTTCCCAATTTCACCGGCGATCCGCTGCAGCCCGAACGCACCGAGGTTCATTGGAAAGACCTGGTGCGTGGCGAGGAAACGGTCGATCTCGCTTCGCTCTCCGACCCAGTGCTGGTGCGCGAGGACGGCACCTATCTCTACACGCTGCCATCCGTCGTCGACGACATCGAGATGGGCGTCAGCCACGTCATCAGGGGTGACGACCATGTCACCAACACCGGCGTGCAGATCGCCTTGTTCAAGGCGCTGGGCACCGAGCCGCCTGTCTTCGGCCACCACAATCTCTTGACCACCGTGTCAGGCGAGGGGCTCTCGAAGCGCACCGGGGCACTCTCCATCGAAAGCCTGCGCGAGGATGGCATCGAGCCGATGGCCGTCGCGTCGCTCGCCGTGCTGGTCGGCACTTCGGAGAATGTCGCGGCCGCGCATGATCTCACCGAACTTGCCGGCCATTTCGACCCGGCCGCGACCTCGAAATCATCGGCCAAGTTCGATCCGGACGAACTGTTCGTGCTCAACCGCGTGCTGATGCACCACATGCCGTTCGACGAGGCGCGCGACAGGCTGATGGTGCTGGGCATCTCGGGCGAACAGGCCGAGCCGTTCTGGCTGGCGGTGCGCGGCAATCTCGACCGGCTCGCCGATGCGGTGGGCTGGTGGCGCATCCTGCGCGAGGGGCCGCAGGACAGACCGGAGTTCTCCGACGACGATCGTGACTTCCTCGGACAGGCTTTCGAAGTCTTGCCCGAAGAGCCCTGGAACGGAACCGTCTGGAAGGACTGGACCGGCAAGATCAGGGAAGCGACCGGGCGCAAGGGCAAGGGGCTGTTCATGCCGCTGAGGCTTGCCCTTACTGGACTGCCTTCGGGGCCGGAGCTTGCAGATTTATTGCCGCTGATGGGTCGGGAAGGAACGTTGGCCCGACGACCCTGA
- a CDS encoding DUF2865 domain-containing protein has translation MTSGGLKRAHAAMLLGLLLSGATITEPQAASRVCRQLEADLAAASRGGGGGPAMIRKYDAAIDRQREQISKARDQADSAGCGFSLFSRNINRCAGLNATIDRMNANLDSLQAKRAQLAGGGGSRRDRGRILAALDANGCRDDTVAPRRAPLQEADRGEQDGKADLFDQLFGNQQSDTLDQPDDPSEERNVRGVLNLPGIPDVPGTGGEFHTTCVRTCDGYFFPMSNAASVGDFERDQKNCESSCPGTEMQVFYSRGMDDDSASMTSSVTGRPYSELPTAYLYKQSNMSRPPACGCNAAQNFQIIGGNPPPPQQSLPETEAAPLVPVPASKPDPGADPETLANREGGLDREAVKRLSAKPVTSPVSALPPEQRKVRVVGPTFLPDPSAAINLQAPAPKAVQ, from the coding sequence ATGACAAGCGGAGGGTTGAAGCGGGCGCATGCTGCCATGCTGCTTGGCCTGCTGCTGTCCGGCGCCACCATCACCGAACCACAGGCGGCGTCGCGGGTTTGCCGTCAGTTGGAGGCCGATCTTGCTGCGGCTTCGCGTGGCGGCGGTGGTGGTCCGGCAATGATCCGCAAATACGATGCCGCGATCGATCGGCAGCGCGAACAAATCTCCAAGGCCCGCGACCAAGCGGACAGTGCCGGTTGCGGGTTTTCGCTGTTTTCCCGCAACATCAATCGATGCGCCGGGCTCAACGCCACCATCGACCGCATGAACGCCAATCTCGACAGTCTCCAGGCTAAGCGTGCCCAACTCGCCGGTGGCGGCGGCTCGCGTCGCGACCGTGGCCGCATCCTGGCCGCGCTTGACGCCAATGGCTGCCGCGACGACACGGTTGCGCCGCGCCGTGCGCCGCTGCAGGAAGCCGACCGTGGAGAACAAGACGGCAAGGCCGACCTGTTCGACCAGCTTTTCGGCAATCAGCAGAGCGATACGCTTGACCAGCCGGACGATCCCAGCGAGGAACGCAATGTCCGCGGCGTCCTGAACCTGCCCGGCATTCCGGACGTTCCGGGCACCGGCGGCGAGTTCCACACCACATGCGTGCGCACCTGCGACGGTTATTTCTTCCCGATGTCGAATGCCGCCTCGGTCGGCGACTTCGAGCGCGACCAGAAGAATTGCGAATCGAGCTGCCCCGGCACCGAGATGCAGGTCTTCTATTCGCGCGGCATGGATGACGATTCGGCTTCGATGACGTCATCGGTCACCGGCAGGCCCTACAGCGAGTTGCCGACCGCCTATCTCTACAAGCAGTCCAACATGTCGCGGCCGCCGGCCTGCGGCTGCAATGCCGCGCAGAATTTTCAGATCATCGGCGGCAACCCTCCGCCTCCGCAACAGTCGCTGCCGGAAACGGAGGCGGCACCGTTGGTTCCCGTGCCGGCCTCCAAGCCCGATCCGGGCGCCGACCCGGAGACCCTGGCCAACAGGGAGGGCGGGCTCGACCGCGAGGCTGTCAAACGGCTTTCCGCCAAGCCGGTGACGTCGCCCGTATCCGCACTACCGCCGGAGCAGCGCAAGGTCAGGGTCGTCGGGCCAACGTTCCTTCCCGACCCATCAGCGGCAATAAATCTGCAAGCTCCGGCCCCGAAGGCAGTCCAGTAA
- a CDS encoding outer membrane protein, protein MKGLLLASALLSLIGGQALAADAISAEPATAHDWSGVYVGGQIGYGFGKTDATYNLPNTPTIRGSQDYDTDGFLGGVQIGYNYQINSAVLGVEADVSGADIKGHSDEITSGLGDRYDTKVDWFGTLRARAGYAFDRTLIYGTGGLAFGSVENRYVDGPFDTFSEKNTKVGWTIGAGLEQAITDHWSAKFEYQYVDLRDQTIDYAPNSNTTFDNTFNAVKIGMNYKF, encoded by the coding sequence ATGAAGGGCCTCTTGCTCGCGTCCGCATTGCTGTCGCTGATCGGCGGACAAGCTCTGGCCGCGGATGCCATCAGTGCCGAGCCCGCAACCGCCCATGACTGGTCAGGCGTCTATGTCGGCGGGCAGATCGGCTATGGTTTCGGCAAGACCGACGCGACTTACAATTTGCCCAACACCCCGACAATCCGAGGCTCGCAGGATTACGATACCGACGGTTTCCTGGGCGGCGTGCAGATCGGCTACAACTACCAGATCAACTCCGCCGTTCTCGGCGTCGAGGCCGATGTTTCCGGAGCCGACATCAAGGGGCACTCCGACGAGATCACCTCCGGCCTGGGCGACCGTTACGATACCAAGGTGGACTGGTTTGGAACGCTGCGCGCCAGGGCAGGCTATGCATTCGATCGCACGCTGATCTACGGCACTGGCGGGCTGGCGTTCGGAAGCGTCGAGAACCGGTATGTTGACGGTCCGTTTGACACCTTTTCCGAGAAGAACACCAAGGTTGGCTGGACCATCGGCGCCGGACTGGAGCAAGCGATCACGGACCATTGGTCGGCAAAATTCGAATATCAATATGTCGACCTGCGGGACCAGACCATCGACTATGCCCCGAACTCCAACACCACGTTCGACAACACGTTCAACGCGGTCAAGATCGGTATGAACTACAAGTTCTGA
- a CDS encoding SDR family oxidoreductase: protein MDLGIRGKKAIVCASSKGLGKGCAMALAEAGCDIVVNGRNAELVAKTAAELRERFDVTVTEVVGDVSKPDVQKALLAACPEPDILVNNNGGPPLRDFRELDRAKILEGVTQNMVTPIELVQAVLDGMAKRGFGRIVNITSLSVYVPIPGLDLSSGARAGLTSFLAGVARTVIDRNVTINSLLPGKLDTDRLRGPHEAGTSEAPAAAAARKTRISADVPAKRLGTPEEFGQICAFLCSVHAGYLTGQNIPVDGGLYVSAF, encoded by the coding sequence ATGGATCTTGGTATCCGCGGAAAGAAGGCCATAGTCTGCGCTTCGAGCAAGGGGCTTGGAAAGGGCTGCGCCATGGCGCTGGCCGAGGCCGGTTGCGATATCGTCGTCAACGGCCGCAACGCCGAACTGGTGGCCAAGACCGCTGCGGAGCTGCGCGAGCGTTTTGACGTGACGGTGACGGAAGTCGTCGGCGACGTTTCGAAACCGGACGTGCAGAAGGCGCTGCTCGCCGCCTGCCCGGAACCCGACATCCTCGTCAACAACAATGGCGGCCCGCCGCTGCGCGATTTCCGCGAACTCGATCGCGCGAAAATTCTCGAAGGCGTGACCCAGAACATGGTGACGCCAATCGAGCTGGTGCAAGCCGTCCTCGACGGCATGGCGAAGCGTGGCTTCGGCCGCATCGTCAACATCACCTCGCTGTCGGTCTATGTTCCTATTCCAGGTCTCGACCTGTCGTCGGGCGCGCGGGCCGGCCTGACCTCCTTCCTCGCGGGGGTGGCGCGGACGGTGATCGACCGCAACGTCACCATCAACAGCCTCTTGCCCGGCAAGCTCGACACCGACCGGCTGCGCGGCCCGCACGAGGCTGGCACATCAGAGGCCCCCGCCGCGGCAGCCGCGCGCAAGACCCGCATCAGCGCCGATGTGCCGGCCAAGCGGCTCGGCACGCCGGAGGAATTCGGCCAGATCTGCGCCTTCCTCTGCTCGGTCCATGCCGGCTATCTCACGGGCCAGAACATACCGGTCGATGGCGGCCTCTACGTCAGCGCCTTCTGA
- a CDS encoding MFS transporter yields MSLPPLSPEQLVKPRHFELRMSLIFGTLFISLGTHLPYFPLWLQAKGFHAEQIAVILAAPMFLRVVTTPLLTTLADRARDRANVYVALVAASLLLSAGYFLTPTYAMVLAVSLGLTIVWTPHSPIADSLALSGVRRFGSNYASMRKWGSICYLCANVAGGFILAATGPQAVPVIIVLALAAALVAGLLAPRMGRPRKASPLSAAEIQHAAPSLFNAYFLYFTFGVGIITASHAFLYGFVSIYWKSIGISDSVVGLLWAWGVVSEVCMFLLFNRIFASVSVVKVMVIAGIGSIVRWILFPLVWPLGLGIAGFFAVQSLHSVSVAMVLIGLQKMIAETVSEERTGAAQGIAYFFNGFFMAAVTLASGPLYDRLGVDGFLVMIPIAIVGLVLIGLAARSAPKRPVGRGDERTLVDEARHTVAGK; encoded by the coding sequence ATGTCCCTCCCGCCGCTTTCGCCAGAACAGCTCGTCAAGCCGCGCCACTTCGAACTGCGCATGAGCCTGATCTTCGGCACATTGTTCATCTCGCTCGGCACGCATCTGCCCTATTTCCCGCTGTGGCTGCAGGCCAAGGGGTTTCACGCCGAGCAGATCGCCGTCATTCTGGCAGCGCCCATGTTCCTGCGCGTGGTGACAACGCCGCTGCTGACGACGCTCGCCGATCGGGCGAGGGACCGCGCCAATGTCTACGTCGCGCTGGTGGCAGCCTCCCTGCTGCTCTCGGCGGGCTATTTCCTCACCCCGACCTACGCGATGGTGCTGGCTGTGTCGCTGGGGCTGACCATTGTCTGGACGCCGCATTCGCCGATTGCCGATTCGCTGGCGCTTTCGGGCGTGCGCCGCTTCGGCTCGAACTATGCAAGCATGCGCAAATGGGGATCGATCTGCTATCTCTGCGCCAATGTCGCGGGCGGCTTCATCTTGGCGGCCACCGGTCCCCAGGCAGTGCCGGTGATCATAGTCCTTGCCCTTGCCGCGGCGCTCGTCGCCGGGCTGCTGGCGCCGCGCATGGGCCGGCCGCGCAAGGCCTCGCCACTGTCGGCCGCGGAAATCCAGCACGCGGCGCCGAGCCTGTTCAATGCCTATTTCCTCTACTTCACCTTTGGCGTCGGCATCATCACCGCCAGCCACGCCTTCCTTTACGGTTTCGTTTCCATCTACTGGAAATCGATCGGCATCAGCGATTCCGTCGTCGGCCTGCTGTGGGCCTGGGGCGTGGTGTCCGAAGTCTGCATGTTCCTGCTTTTCAACCGCATTTTCGCCTCCGTGTCGGTCGTCAAGGTGATGGTGATCGCCGGCATCGGCTCGATCGTGCGCTGGATACTCTTTCCGCTGGTGTGGCCGCTCGGCCTTGGCATCGCCGGCTTCTTCGCCGTGCAGTCGCTGCATTCGGTGTCTGTCGCCATGGTGCTCATCGGCCTGCAGAAAATGATCGCCGAGACAGTCTCCGAAGAGCGCACGGGGGCAGCGCAAGGCATCGCCTATTTCTTCAACGGCTTCTTCATGGCCGCCGTTACGCTGGCTTCCGGCCCGCTCTATGACCGTCTCGGCGTCGATGGTTTCCTGGTGATGATCCCGATCGCGATCGTCGGCCTAGTGCTGATCGGACTTGCCGCGCGCTCAGCCCCAAAGCGCCCGGTCGGGAGGGGAGACGAGCGAACCCTGGTAGACGAGGCCCGGCACACGGTCGCGGGCAAGTAG
- a CDS encoding UDP-2,3-diacylglucosamine diphosphatase codes for MSGQEPRTFRSMFISDVHLGSKAAKADFLIDFLRYHDADIIYLVGDIVDGWRLRRSWHWPQSHNDVVQKLLRKARKGASITYIAGNHDEFARQFQGVHFGGIVVADRAIHETADGKRLLVIHGDQFDTVVHNQRWLAYLGDHAYDAAMIVNRVVTRLRQLLGLPYWSFSSWAKVKVKKAVNFIGSFQTVLTEEARRSHVDGVICGHIHHAAIENFDDVRYINTGDWVESCTAVVEHFDGRMEILTWAQVLPESFDEPFIPMLIEDRVGQAA; via the coding sequence ATGTCAGGCCAAGAGCCCCGCACTTTCCGCAGCATGTTCATTTCCGATGTCCATCTGGGCTCGAAGGCGGCGAAGGCCGACTTCCTGATCGATTTCCTGCGCTACCACGACGCCGACATCATCTATCTGGTCGGCGATATCGTCGATGGCTGGCGGCTGCGGCGCAGCTGGCACTGGCCGCAAAGCCACAATGACGTCGTGCAAAAATTGCTGCGCAAGGCGCGCAAGGGCGCCTCGATCACCTATATCGCCGGCAATCACGACGAATTCGCCCGCCAGTTCCAGGGCGTGCATTTCGGCGGCATCGTTGTCGCCGACCGCGCCATCCATGAAACAGCCGACGGCAAGCGCCTGCTCGTCATCCATGGCGATCAGTTCGACACTGTCGTCCACAATCAGCGCTGGCTCGCCTATCTCGGCGATCACGCCTATGACGCGGCGATGATCGTCAACCGCGTGGTGACGCGGCTGCGCCAATTGCTCGGCCTGCCTTACTGGTCGTTCTCGTCCTGGGCCAAGGTCAAGGTCAAGAAGGCTGTCAACTTCATCGGCTCGTTCCAGACCGTGCTGACCGAGGAAGCTCGCCGCTCGCATGTCGACGGCGTCATTTGCGGCCACATCCACCATGCCGCGATCGAGAATTTCGATGACGTGCGCTACATCAACACCGGCGACTGGGTGGAGAGCTGCACGGCAGTCGTCGAGCACTTCGATGGCCGGATGGAAATCCTGACCTGGGCGCAGGTGCTGCCGGAGTCGTTTGACGAACCTTTCATCCCGATGCTCATCGAGGATCGGGTCGGGCAGGCGGCCTGA